The Pradoshia eiseniae genome includes a window with the following:
- a CDS encoding pro-sigmaK processing inhibitor BofA family protein produces MESGVFIAVAIGLILLLLIAGMPSNPLKQAGKLIVKLVVGAIALFLINAVGGNYGIHIPINVPTTLISGILGMPGIAALIVVQKWIIG; encoded by the coding sequence TTGCAGTTGCTATAGGCTTAATTCTGCTTTTGTTGATTGCCGGCATGCCGAGCAATCCCTTGAAACAAGCTGGCAAGCTGATTGTTAAGCTTGTAGTCGGCGCTATCGCCTTATTCTTGATTAATGCGGTTGGAGGGAACTATGGGATTCATATTCCCATTAATGTTCCGACTACATTAATATCAGGGATCTTGGGTATGCCGGGAATAGCTGCTTTAATTGTTGTTCAAAAGTGGATTATAGGCTGA